CCGGCCAGGAACTCGAGCGCTTTCTCGCCGTAGTACGACCAGCCGAGAATAGTCGAGTAGGCGAACAGGACCAGCCCCAGGGCCACCACCACGCCGCCCGAGCTGCCGGGCAGGCCGTGGCTGAAAGCCGTGGTGGTGAGAGTCGCTCCGGTCTGGCCGGAGAGCCAGGTGCCGGTCATGATGATTGTCAGCCCGGTGAGTGTGCAGACCACGATCGTGTCGATGAAAGTCTGGGTCATCGAAACCATGGCCTGGCGCACGGGATGGCTGGTCTGGGCCGCCGCCGCCGCGATGGCCGAGCTTCCCAGGCCGCTTTCGTTGGAGAACACTCCGCGGGCCACACCCATGCGGATCGTGGTCATCACCGCCGCTCCGGCGAACCCGCCCCCGGCCGCGGTGGGAGTGAAAGCCTCGTAGAAAATCAGCCGGAACGCCTCGCCCAGCATGTGATAGTTGGCGGCAATCACCCAGAGCGCCCCGCCGATGTAGAACACGATCATCACCGGCACCAGAAGGCTGCTCACCCGGCCGATCGACTTGATCCCGCCCAGCAGCACCAGGGCGGTCGCCGCCGCCATCACCAGCCCGCTGACCCAGGTAGGCACGCCGAAACTCGAGGCGCAGGCCTCGGCCACACTGTTCGACTGGACCATGTTGCCGATCCCGAAAGCGGCGATGGAGGCGAACACGGCGAACACAACCCCCAGCCATTTCCAGCCCAGGCCGTTGGCCAGGTAGTACATCGGGCCTCCGCAC
The window above is part of the bacterium genome. Proteins encoded here:
- a CDS encoding sodium:alanine symporter family protein, which translates into the protein MDFSAGFLALINYLDSLVWGVPTLVLLVGTGIYLTLRLRGLQFTTLLPSLHLAFIKRKDSDSAGDISHFQALMTALAATVGTGNIAGVATAIAAGGPGALFWMWITGLFGMATKYSEALLAVKYRTTDRRGMMCGGPMYYLANGLGWKWLGVVFAVFASIAAFGIGNMVQSNSVAEACASSFGVPTWVSGLVMAAATALVLLGGIKSIGRVSSLLVPVMIVFYIGGALWVIAANYHMLGEAFRLIFYEAFTPTAAGGGFAGAAVMTTIRMGVARGVFSNESGLGSSAIAAAAAQTSHPVRQAMVSMTQTFIDTIVVCTLTGLTIIMTGTWLSGQTGATLTTTAFSHGLPGSSGGVVVALGLVLFAYSTILGWSYYGEKALEFLAGPRSVVPYRVLFSVMVFFGAISQLNTIWLVADVMNGLMALPNLVGLLLLSPVIVRVTRAYFRGEE